One stretch of Desulfocurvus vexinensis DSM 17965 DNA includes these proteins:
- a CDS encoding homocysteine S-methyltransferase family protein, with protein MPDFRRLLADGLVHLFDGGMGTLLQARGLKSGQSPEMFGLANPEAVESVHRDYVAAGSRVVTTNTFGGTAFKLGFGQDPVGVSRAMAACARRAAGEHAFVAGSVGPTGHFVKPMGDVGFRELVAAFAAQVRGLAEGGADLILVETQFDLAEARAAVIAARETCDLPVAVSMTFDKGACLTGTAPLTFIDTMQNMGVELLGTNCSAGPEQMLDVVRAMLPRLSTPLVVQPNAGLPELDDQGRTVFRLGPEEFAAQVMGFVDMGAKFLGGCCGTTPEHIRAVGARLGQRAWVLPEPPEPPCLVVTSRFASVPLGHGRPAVIIGERINPTGKKELTAQLQEGRFDEAVRLAEEQVQAGARILDVNVGAPMVDEAALLPALVQTLATRVQAPLCIDSTDIGAVRAALDAYPGSPLVNSISGEPGRMEELGPLCRLYGAPFILLPLKGRKLPVTAAERLDVVEELLAQAEGLGIPRRLIVVDALVLTVSSKPQSALACFEVIRQCRERWGLATTCGLSNISFGLPARELLNSSFLTMGLAHGLTSFIANPGSARLRESLASAEVLLARDPQAASFVAGFSGWTPGAGGGPAQGGPGSGPAEPVKTLGDAVIRGAKDSICAMIDAELAQGADPFALVNGQLIPAITEVGEKYERKEYFLPQLLQSAETMQAAFSHLKPLLEAAGGAPRAKVVMATVEGDIHDIGKNIVILMLRNNGFEVIDLGKDVPAARIVEAAEREGASLIGLSALMTTTMVRMRDTVELVREKALPCRVLVGGAVVTQDFADSIGADGYTPDAVSCVKLAKDLTA; from the coding sequence TTGCCTGATTTTCGCCGCCTTCTGGCCGACGGGCTGGTCCATCTTTTCGATGGCGGAATGGGCACCCTGCTCCAGGCCAGGGGCCTGAAGTCCGGGCAGTCGCCCGAGATGTTCGGCCTGGCCAACCCCGAGGCCGTGGAGAGCGTCCACCGCGACTACGTGGCCGCCGGGTCCCGGGTGGTGACCACCAACACCTTCGGCGGCACGGCCTTCAAGCTCGGCTTCGGGCAGGACCCGGTGGGCGTCTCGCGGGCCATGGCCGCCTGTGCGCGGCGCGCGGCGGGCGAGCACGCCTTCGTCGCGGGCAGCGTCGGCCCCACGGGCCATTTCGTCAAGCCCATGGGCGACGTGGGCTTCCGCGAGCTGGTGGCGGCCTTCGCGGCCCAGGTGCGCGGGCTGGCCGAGGGCGGGGCGGACCTCATCCTCGTGGAGACGCAGTTCGACCTGGCCGAAGCCCGGGCCGCAGTCATCGCCGCGCGCGAGACCTGCGACCTGCCCGTGGCCGTGTCCATGACCTTCGACAAGGGCGCCTGCCTCACGGGCACCGCCCCGCTGACCTTCATCGACACCATGCAGAACATGGGCGTCGAACTTCTGGGCACCAATTGCAGCGCTGGGCCCGAGCAGATGCTGGACGTGGTGCGGGCCATGCTGCCGCGCCTGTCCACGCCGCTGGTGGTGCAGCCCAACGCCGGCCTGCCCGAGCTGGACGACCAGGGCCGCACCGTGTTCCGCCTGGGGCCCGAGGAGTTCGCGGCCCAGGTCATGGGCTTCGTGGACATGGGCGCCAAGTTCCTGGGCGGCTGCTGCGGCACCACGCCGGAGCACATCCGCGCCGTGGGCGCGCGCCTGGGCCAGCGGGCCTGGGTCCTGCCCGAGCCGCCCGAGCCGCCGTGTCTGGTGGTCACTTCACGTTTTGCCTCCGTGCCCCTGGGCCACGGGCGGCCCGCCGTGATCATCGGCGAGCGCATCAACCCCACGGGCAAGAAGGAGCTCACCGCCCAGCTCCAGGAGGGCCGCTTCGACGAGGCCGTGCGCCTGGCCGAGGAGCAGGTGCAGGCCGGGGCGCGCATCCTGGACGTGAACGTGGGCGCGCCCATGGTGGACGAAGCCGCGCTTTTGCCCGCCCTGGTGCAGACCCTGGCCACCCGCGTGCAGGCCCCGCTGTGTATCGACTCCACGGACATCGGCGCCGTGCGCGCCGCCCTGGACGCCTACCCCGGCTCGCCTCTGGTCAACTCCATCAGCGGCGAGCCCGGGCGCATGGAAGAGCTGGGGCCGCTGTGCCGCCTCTACGGCGCGCCGTTCATCCTTTTGCCCCTCAAGGGCCGCAAGCTGCCCGTCACGGCCGCCGAGCGGCTGGACGTGGTGGAGGAACTGCTGGCCCAGGCCGAGGGCCTGGGCATCCCCCGGCGGCTCATCGTGGTGGACGCGCTGGTGCTCACGGTGTCGTCCAAGCCGCAGTCGGCCCTGGCCTGCTTCGAGGTCATCCGTCAGTGCCGCGAGCGCTGGGGGCTGGCCACCACCTGCGGGCTGTCCAACATCTCCTTCGGCCTGCCCGCGCGCGAGCTGCTCAACTCGTCGTTTTTGACCATGGGCTTGGCCCACGGGCTGACCTCGTTCATTGCCAACCCCGGGTCGGCCCGGCTGCGCGAAAGCCTGGCCAGCGCCGAGGTGCTGCTGGCGCGCGACCCCCAGGCCGCGTCGTTCGTGGCGGGCTTCTCGGGCTGGACGCCGGGTGCGGGCGGCGGCCCGGCCCAGGGCGGCCCCGGCTCCGGCCCCGCCGAGCCGGTGAAGACCCTGGGCGACGCCGTGATCCGCGGCGCCAAGGACTCCATCTGTGCCATGATCGACGCCGAGCTGGCCCAGGGCGCGGACCCCTTCGCCCTGGTCAACGGCCAGCTCATCCCAGCCATCACCGAGGTGGGCGAGAAGTACGAGCGCAAGGAATACTTCCTGCCCCAGTTGCTGCAATCCGCCGAGACCATGCAGGCCGCCTTCAGCCACCTGAAGCCCCTGCTGGAAGCCGCAGGCGGCGCCCCGCGGGCCAAGGTCGTCATGGCCACGGTGGAGGGCGACATCCACGACATCGGCAAGAACATCGTCATCCTCATGCTGCGCAACAACGGCTTCGAGGTCATCGACCTGGGCAAGGACGTGCCCGCCGCGCGCATCGTGGAGGCCGCCGAGCGCGAGGGCGCCTCGCTCATCGGCCTGTCGGCGCTGATGACCACCACCATGGTCCGCATGCGCGACACGGTGGAGCTGGTGCGCGAGAAGGCGCTGCCCTGCCGCGTGCTGGTGGGCGGCGCGGTGGTGACCCAGGATTTCGCCGACTCCATCGGGGCCGACGGCTACACGCCCGACGCCGTGAGCTGCGTGAAACTCGCCAAGGATCTGACCGCCTGA
- a CDS encoding TlpA family protein disulfide reductase, with product MLLLLRPLLRALALTLALAAVAAPALAASSAPQQPAAVQDAAATTAAGDAVLGPMDVVRLMARAKGKVTVLNFWASWCAPCRAEIPELNAVRRAFGEDKLVLLGLSVDEDPGAYARFVAKTEFTYPVHLVDDGVAAMYRVGAIPRIVVYDTKGELAVSHEGGMPAQTLKNLVTTLLTEN from the coding sequence ATGCTCCTGCTTCTGCGCCCGCTGCTGCGGGCCCTGGCCCTGACCCTGGCCCTGGCCGCCGTGGCGGCCCCCGCCCTGGCGGCCTCCTCCGCGCCGCAGCAGCCCGCCGCCGTGCAGGACGCCGCCGCCACCACCGCCGCCGGGGACGCCGTCCTCGGCCCCATGGATGTGGTGCGCCTCATGGCCCGGGCCAAGGGCAAGGTGACCGTCCTGAACTTCTGGGCCTCGTGGTGCGCGCCGTGCCGCGCCGAGATTCCCGAGCTCAACGCCGTGCGCCGCGCTTTCGGCGAGGACAAGCTCGTGCTGCTCGGCCTTTCCGTGGACGAGGACCCCGGGGCCTACGCCCGCTTCGTGGCCAAGACGGAGTTCACCTACCCCGTGCACCTGGTGGACGACGGCGTGGCCGCCATGTACCGCGTGGGCGCCATCCCGCGCATCGTGGTCTACGACACCAAGGGCGAGCTGGCCGTTTCCCACGAGGGCGGCATGCCCGCCCAGACCCTCAAGAACCTCGTTACCACGCTGCTGACGGAGAACTGA
- a CDS encoding N-acetyltransferase has product MAELYIRKAKMQDVRAIHGLLMQCAGRGELLPRSLSDLYQRLRDFFVLVSREDDSVLGCCAFAICWENLGEIRSLVAVPEVQKQGWGRRLVEACLSEAVLFGVYRVFTLTYVPGFFARLGFEEVSKDVLPQKVWADCLNCPKFPECDEIAMLLTL; this is encoded by the coding sequence GTGGCCGAACTCTACATCCGCAAGGCCAAGATGCAGGACGTGCGCGCCATCCACGGCCTGCTCATGCAGTGCGCCGGGCGCGGCGAGCTGCTGCCCCGGTCGCTGTCCGACCTCTACCAGCGCCTGCGCGACTTCTTCGTGCTCGTCTCGCGCGAGGACGACTCCGTGCTCGGCTGCTGCGCGTTCGCCATCTGCTGGGAAAACCTGGGCGAAATCCGCTCCCTGGTCGCGGTGCCCGAGGTCCAGAAGCAGGGCTGGGGCCGCAGGCTGGTGGAGGCCTGCCTGTCCGAGGCGGTGCTCTTCGGGGTCTACCGCGTGTTCACCCTGACCTACGTGCCGGGCTTCTTCGCCCGCCTGGGCTTCGAGGAGGTCAGCAAGGACGTGTTGCCCCAAAAGGTCTGGGCCGATTGCCTGAACTGCCCCAAGTTCCCCGAATGCGACGAGATCGCCATGCTCCTGACCCTGTAG
- the hpt gene encoding hypoxanthine phosphoribosyltransferase — protein sequence MTDKMRTVISPEQIEARVRELGAEITGVYQGQPLTVVCVLKGAFLFFADLVRRIDLDLELEFIRLASYGSGTSSGELVFSKDLETTIQGKNVLVVEDIVDSGRSMDFLLRTFAERKPRSLRLAALVDKHERREVPLDVDFAGFRLDKGFIVGYGMDYAEHYRQLGGIFEIES from the coding sequence ATGACCGACAAGATGAGGACGGTGATCAGCCCGGAGCAGATCGAGGCCAGGGTGCGTGAACTGGGGGCCGAGATCACCGGCGTCTACCAGGGCCAGCCCCTGACTGTGGTCTGCGTGCTCAAGGGCGCCTTCCTGTTCTTTGCCGACCTGGTGCGCCGCATCGACCTGGACCTGGAGCTGGAGTTCATCCGCCTGGCCAGCTACGGCAGCGGCACCAGCAGCGGCGAGCTGGTGTTCTCCAAGGACCTGGAGACCACCATCCAGGGCAAGAATGTCCTCGTGGTCGAGGACATCGTGGACAGCGGCCGGTCCATGGACTTCCTTTTGCGCACGTTTGCCGAGCGCAAGCCGCGCAGCCTGCGCCTGGCCGCCCTGGTGGACAAGCACGAGCGCCGCGAGGTGCCCCTGGATGTGGATTTCGCCGGATTCAGGCTGGATAAAGGCTTCATCGTCGGCTATGGCATGGACTACGCCGAGCATTATCGCCAGCTTGGCGGCATCTTCGAAATCGAGTCCTGA
- a CDS encoding DUF3426 domain-containing protein: MIVECPNCRSSFSLDDALVPPGGRKVRCSVCENVFTAQPPTHPSSGDLPELDELDEGFGEDFGADDADLLASLGDAALEGDRPAPRSAPAQPAAPEAGPAPRPSGKSATPSLSLDLDAAPGKPRRGKGRRIALAALAVLLLLGAGLAGVWQFAPQYLNLALPGAGAGLGQGDEQTAVPAAELAEQVKKISLEGIKQYYVENDKAGRLFVIQGKAVNLFEGPRELIAVEASLFDAQNQELATRRLTCGNTLDLFQLQVLGQPEIDAALENEAGIGANNINVQPGQGVPFMIVFFAPPGGLAEFNVKVVAAKEVAP; this comes from the coding sequence ATGATCGTCGAGTGCCCCAACTGCAGATCCTCGTTCAGTCTCGATGACGCCCTGGTGCCCCCGGGGGGGCGCAAGGTGCGCTGCTCGGTGTGCGAAAACGTCTTCACGGCACAGCCCCCGACCCATCCGTCCTCGGGCGACCTGCCCGAACTCGACGAGCTGGACGAGGGCTTCGGCGAGGATTTCGGCGCCGACGACGCGGACCTTCTGGCCTCCCTGGGCGACGCCGCCCTGGAGGGCGACAGGCCCGCGCCCCGGTCCGCCCCGGCGCAGCCCGCCGCCCCCGAGGCCGGGCCCGCCCCCCGGCCCTCCGGCAAGTCCGCCACCCCCTCCCTGAGCCTGGACCTGGACGCCGCGCCCGGCAAGCCCCGCCGGGGCAAGGGTCGGCGCATCGCGCTGGCCGCGCTGGCCGTGCTGCTCCTTTTGGGCGCCGGGCTGGCCGGGGTCTGGCAGTTCGCCCCGCAGTACCTGAACCTGGCACTGCCGGGCGCCGGGGCCGGGCTCGGGCAGGGCGACGAGCAGACCGCCGTGCCCGCCGCCGAGCTGGCCGAGCAGGTCAAGAAGATCTCCCTGGAAGGCATCAAGCAGTATTATGTGGAGAACGACAAGGCCGGGCGGCTGTTCGTCATCCAGGGCAAGGCCGTGAACCTTTTCGAGGGCCCGCGCGAGCTTATCGCCGTGGAGGCCAGCCTGTTCGACGCGCAGAACCAGGAGCTGGCCACCCGCCGCCTGACCTGCGGCAACACGCTGGACCTGTTCCAGCTCCAGGTGCTCGGCCAGCCGGAGATCGACGCCGCCCTGGAGAACGAGGCGGGCATCGGCGCCAACAACATCAACGTCCAGCCCGGCCAGGGCGTGCCGTTCATGATCGTGTTCTTCGCGCCGCCCGGCGGGCTGGCGGAGTTCAACGTCAAGGTCGTGGCGGCCAAGGAAGTGGCGCCGTGA
- the radA gene encoding DNA repair protein RadA codes for MKTKRVYVCSECGARSHQWQGQCAGCGAWNTMAERAEAKPAAAPGRRAPAETLLAENRPAPLAELRQGRAVAYSSGLEALDEVLGKGFVPGGVVLLAGEPGIGKSTLLLQLVGNLARTGRSAVYVSAEESLGQIRGRAERLDLLSPDLLAMATTRAEDALAALAQGQAPDLMVVDSVQTLSSEAVEGLPGSVSQVRAVATALVEQAKRCGTTLVLVGHVTKDGQIAGPKLLEHMVDTVLSLEGDRQHLFRMLRVMKNRFGPAHEILLFHMTGAGMEVVDDPSTFFLQDRDPGLSGAALCMAVSGQRPFAVEVQALVTKTFLAIPRRTALGFDANRLHLLLAVMEKKLRLNLGGVDIYAKIGGGMKLADPALDAAIVAAVLSSFYDRALPEGAVTWGEIDLNGQIRPVASHDIRLKQAARLGHAPVLHPGEVKNIAVLQTRLFGRGKEGGG; via the coding sequence ATGAAAACCAAGCGCGTCTACGTCTGCTCCGAGTGCGGCGCAAGGTCGCACCAGTGGCAGGGCCAGTGCGCGGGCTGCGGCGCGTGGAACACCATGGCCGAGCGCGCCGAGGCCAAGCCCGCCGCTGCCCCGGGCCGCCGCGCGCCCGCCGAAACCCTGCTGGCCGAGAACCGCCCCGCGCCCCTGGCCGAGCTGCGCCAGGGCCGCGCCGTGGCCTATTCCAGCGGACTGGAGGCCCTGGACGAGGTGCTGGGCAAGGGCTTCGTGCCCGGCGGGGTGGTCCTGCTGGCCGGGGAGCCGGGCATCGGCAAGTCCACGCTGCTGCTGCAATTGGTGGGCAACCTGGCGCGCACCGGGCGCAGCGCGGTCTACGTCTCCGCCGAGGAATCCCTGGGCCAGATCCGGGGCCGCGCCGAGCGGCTGGACCTGCTCTCGCCGGACCTGCTGGCCATGGCCACCACCCGCGCCGAGGACGCCCTGGCCGCCCTGGCCCAGGGCCAGGCGCCGGACCTGATGGTGGTGGACTCGGTGCAGACCCTGTCGTCCGAGGCCGTGGAAGGGCTGCCGGGCAGCGTGTCCCAGGTGCGCGCCGTGGCCACGGCGCTGGTGGAGCAGGCCAAGCGCTGCGGCACGACCCTGGTCCTGGTCGGCCATGTGACCAAGGACGGCCAGATCGCCGGGCCCAAGCTCCTGGAGCATATGGTGGACACGGTGCTGTCCCTGGAGGGCGACCGCCAGCACCTGTTCCGCATGCTGCGGGTGATGAAGAACCGCTTCGGCCCGGCGCATGAAATCCTGCTGTTCCACATGACTGGCGCGGGCATGGAAGTGGTGGACGACCCGTCCACTTTCTTTTTGCAGGACCGCGACCCCGGCCTGTCCGGCGCGGCGCTGTGCATGGCCGTCTCGGGCCAGCGGCCCTTTGCCGTGGAGGTCCAGGCCCTGGTGACCAAGACCTTCCTGGCCATCCCCCGGCGCACGGCCCTGGGCTTCGATGCCAACCGCCTGCACCTGCTGCTGGCGGTGATGGAAAAGAAGCTGCGCCTGAACCTGGGCGGCGTGGACATCTACGCCAAGATCGGCGGCGGCATGAAGCTGGCCGACCCCGCCCTGGACGCCGCCATCGTCGCCGCCGTGCTGTCGAGCTTCTACGACCGCGCCCTGCCCGAGGGCGCCGTGACATGGGGCGAAATCGACTTAAACGGCCAGATCCGCCCCGTGGCCTCCCACGACATCCGCCTCAAACAAGCCGCCCGCCTGGGCCACGCCCCGGTCCTGCACCCGGGGGAGGTCAAGAATATCGCTGTGTTGCAAACGCGGCTGTTCGGGCGGGGCAAAGAGGGCGGGGGCTGA
- a CDS encoding CopG family ribbon-helix-helix protein yields the protein MMQSVTTVRLEPEIRERLDKLAEQLDRSRAWIIKEAVAQYLEREAWYLDAVQKGLDDVHAGRVIDQDEMAARLKAKGFNVAP from the coding sequence ATGATGCAATCCGTCACGACAGTCCGGCTTGAGCCGGAAATCCGCGAGCGGTTGGACAAGCTGGCCGAGCAGCTGGACAGATCGCGCGCCTGGATCATCAAGGAAGCCGTGGCCCAGTACCTTGAGCGCGAGGCGTGGTATCTGGACGCGGTGCAAAAAGGGCTAGACGATGTGCACGCTGGCCGCGTCATCGACCAGGACGAAATGGCGGCGCGGTTGAAGGCCAAGGGCTTCAATGTCGCCCCGTAA
- a CDS encoding type II toxin-antitoxin system RelE/ParE family toxin has protein sequence MSPRKALSIKWTASAWEDLDGITEYLLAQGVAFESVEAYVKRIFKGPEHLATLPGAGKPGRIPNTREWLVKNTPYALIYMVDEDNVYILRVMHSSRRFPECTERVFT, from the coding sequence ATGTCGCCCCGTAAGGCGCTGTCCATCAAATGGACGGCAAGCGCCTGGGAGGACTTGGACGGCATTACGGAATATCTTCTTGCCCAGGGCGTGGCGTTCGAAAGCGTTGAAGCGTACGTCAAACGCATCTTCAAGGGTCCTGAACATCTCGCCACGCTTCCCGGCGCTGGCAAACCGGGGAGGATACCAAACACCCGGGAATGGCTCGTCAAGAATACGCCGTATGCATTGATCTACATGGTGGATGAAGACAATGTGTATATTCTCCGCGTGATGCACAGCAGTCGCCGTTTTCCGGAGTGTACAGAGAGAGTATTCACCTGA
- a CDS encoding gluconate 2-dehydrogenase subunit 3 family protein yields MADDTKVSRRNFLKTTGIAAGAAALGTMALPMVGAAAQHEGHSHGASEDVNLHRGKMFFTNTLEFSILSSAAERIFPKDELGPGAIELAVPYFIDNQLAGAWGYNAREYMQGPFAPGAPTQGPQTALIRRDLFRQGLLALNDAAQQRHKKDFPALPGAEQDEILKLCQAGELPTEGFTSSYFFAELRGAVLAGCYADPIYNGNNNMDGWRLKDYPGAQMVYTHLIENDGFDKVEPISLASMQ; encoded by the coding sequence ATGGCAGACGACACCAAGGTTTCGCGGCGCAATTTTCTCAAAACCACGGGCATCGCGGCGGGGGCTGCCGCCTTGGGGACCATGGCCCTGCCCATGGTCGGCGCCGCCGCGCAGCACGAGGGGCACAGCCATGGCGCTTCCGAAGACGTGAACCTGCACCGCGGCAAGATGTTCTTCACCAACACGCTGGAATTCTCCATCCTGTCCAGCGCGGCGGAGCGGATTTTCCCCAAGGACGAGCTCGGGCCCGGCGCCATCGAGCTGGCCGTGCCGTACTTCATCGACAACCAGCTTGCGGGCGCCTGGGGCTACAACGCCCGCGAATACATGCAGGGCCCCTTCGCCCCCGGCGCGCCCACCCAGGGCCCGCAGACGGCCCTCATCCGCCGCGACCTGTTCCGCCAGGGCCTGCTGGCCCTGAACGACGCGGCGCAGCAGCGCCACAAGAAGGACTTCCCCGCGCTTCCCGGCGCCGAGCAGGACGAGATCCTCAAGCTGTGCCAGGCCGGGGAGCTGCCCACCGAGGGCTTCACCTCGTCCTATTTCTTCGCCGAGCTGCGCGGGGCCGTGCTGGCGGGCTGCTATGCGGACCCCATCTACAACGGGAACAACAACATGGACGGCTGGCGCCTGAAGGACTACCCGGGCGCGCAGATGGTCTACACGCACCTCATCGAAAACGACGGCTTCGACAAGGTCGAACCCATATCCCTGGCCAGCATGCAGTAG
- a CDS encoding GMC family oxidoreductase, which produces MAKEMKKVNVVTVGVGFTAGIALAECAKAGLSVVGLERGGRRGLQDFQEIHDEWRYAINFGLMQDLSKETITFRNSEKMPALPMRRMGSFCLGDGLGGAGEHWNGMNYRFKPYDFQLKTMTDERYGKKKLGPEYQIQDYPLTYEELEPYFTKFEYAIGVSGEPGHFDGARSKPWPMPPLATTPGMKLFEKATRELGYHPYHIPAAIASEPYTTTDGMQLNPCQYCGFCERFACEYDAKAQPTNTFIPVAEKTGNCEVRCNCNVLEILKKGNKVTGVRYVNTLTLEEFIQPADVVVLSSYVLNNAKLLMVSKIGRQYDPATGKGTLGRGYCYQILPGATGYLKEPTNLYAGAGALGMVIDDLNADAFDHSWLDFIHGGCIAISQTGRRPIAANITTPGTPTWGAEFKKSSLHNFNRSFGVGAQGASMPHRANFLDLDPTYKDAYGLPLLRMTYNFTDHDKALFAHLNTKIEEIVRNMDTVAVAPRGMIKDYNIVPYQTTHNTGGTIMGKSPQDSVVNSYLQHWDAENLFVVGAGNFPHNGGCNPTGTVGALGFRCAEGVLKYAQSGGMLA; this is translated from the coding sequence ATGGCGAAAGAAATGAAGAAAGTGAACGTGGTCACGGTGGGCGTGGGCTTCACGGCGGGCATCGCCCTGGCGGAATGCGCCAAGGCGGGGCTTTCCGTGGTCGGCCTGGAGCGTGGCGGCAGGCGGGGGTTGCAGGATTTCCAGGAAATCCACGACGAGTGGCGCTACGCCATCAACTTCGGCCTGATGCAGGACCTGTCCAAGGAAACCATAACCTTCCGCAATTCCGAAAAGATGCCCGCCCTGCCCATGCGGCGCATGGGCTCGTTCTGCCTGGGCGACGGGCTGGGCGGCGCGGGCGAGCACTGGAACGGCATGAACTACCGTTTCAAGCCCTACGACTTCCAGCTCAAGACCATGACCGACGAGCGCTACGGCAAGAAGAAGCTCGGCCCGGAGTACCAGATCCAGGACTACCCGCTGACCTACGAGGAGCTGGAGCCGTACTTCACCAAATTCGAGTACGCCATCGGGGTGTCCGGCGAGCCGGGGCACTTCGACGGCGCGCGCTCCAAGCCCTGGCCCATGCCGCCGCTGGCCACGACCCCGGGCATGAAGCTCTTCGAGAAGGCGACCCGGGAGCTGGGCTACCACCCCTACCACATCCCGGCGGCCATCGCCTCCGAGCCGTACACCACCACGGACGGCATGCAGCTCAACCCCTGCCAGTATTGCGGGTTCTGCGAGCGCTTCGCCTGCGAATACGACGCCAAGGCCCAGCCGACCAACACCTTCATCCCCGTGGCGGAGAAAACCGGCAACTGCGAAGTGCGCTGCAACTGCAACGTTCTGGAAATCCTGAAGAAGGGCAACAAGGTCACGGGCGTGCGCTATGTGAACACGCTGACCCTGGAAGAGTTCATCCAGCCTGCGGACGTGGTGGTGCTGTCCAGCTATGTGCTCAACAACGCCAAGCTGCTGATGGTTTCAAAGATCGGCCGCCAGTACGACCCCGCCACGGGCAAGGGCACGCTGGGCCGGGGTTACTGCTACCAGATCCTGCCCGGCGCCACAGGCTACCTGAAGGAGCCCACGAATCTCTACGCCGGGGCCGGGGCCCTGGGCATGGTCATCGACGACCTGAACGCCGACGCCTTCGACCATTCCTGGCTGGACTTCATCCACGGCGGCTGCATCGCCATCTCGCAGACGGGCAGGCGGCCCATCGCCGCGAACATCACCACCCCCGGCACCCCGACCTGGGGCGCGGAGTTCAAGAAGAGCTCCCTGCACAACTTCAACCGCAGCTTCGGGGTCGGCGCGCAGGGCGCGTCCATGCCGCACCGGGCCAACTTCCTGGACCTGGACCCGACCTACAAGGACGCCTACGGCCTGCCCCTGCTGCGCATGACCTACAACTTCACCGACCACGACAAGGCGCTGTTCGCGCATCTCAACACGAAGATCGAGGAGATCGTCAGGAACATGGACACGGTGGCCGTCGCGCCCCGGGGCATGATCAAGGACTACAACATCGTGCCCTACCAGACCACGCACAACACCGGCGGCACCATCATGGGCAAGAGCCCGCAGGACAGCGTGGTCAACTCCTACCTGCAACACTGGGACGCCGAGAACCTCTTCGTGGTCGGTGCGGGCAACTTCCCGCACAACGGCGGCTGCAACCCCACGGGCACCGTGGGCGCCCTGGGCTTCCGTTGCGCCGAAGGCGTCCTCAAGTACGCCCAGAGCGGCGGCATGCTGGCCTAG
- a CDS encoding substrate-binding periplasmic protein yields the protein MSLRRATIDPCLPRTAQPGTSRGVPGNPVATFLFVFVGTLLMLSLFVSAAWSQEQKTIRLVGFKYPPFYQEQGDTVEGIAIDIAHVLFARLGLTAETNVYPLKRTLLLLEQGRADGTMILIQTPERSEYLHFTDPVMTVRGLIWSVAGREGGAVDFDTLEELRPYKVGVTQGYSYGHEFDKILATMDVEVANTDYQSYLMLLSRRTDIVPGNEIVAKGLFKKHPELRGKFVHSEQAFIKWDLRIAISKKSPVAALVPEINAVLADMKREGLMDEIVKRYTQ from the coding sequence ATGTCTTTGCGCAGGGCGACAATCGATCCTTGCCTGCCACGCACAGCACAACCGGGAACCAGCCGGGGCGTCCCCGGCAATCCGGTGGCCACGTTTCTTTTCGTTTTCGTCGGCACCTTGCTCATGCTCTCCCTGTTCGTTTCTGCGGCCTGGAGCCAGGAGCAGAAGACGATACGGCTGGTGGGCTTCAAGTACCCGCCCTTCTATCAGGAACAGGGCGATACCGTGGAAGGCATCGCCATCGACATTGCGCATGTGCTCTTCGCCCGTCTCGGTTTGACTGCCGAAACCAACGTCTATCCCCTGAAGAGAACGTTGCTGCTCCTTGAACAGGGCCGTGCAGACGGCACGATGATCCTGATCCAGACTCCCGAAAGATCCGAGTATCTGCACTTCACGGACCCCGTCATGACGGTGCGCGGTCTTATCTGGTCTGTGGCAGGCAGGGAGGGCGGGGCCGTGGACTTCGACACGCTGGAAGAGTTGCGGCCCTACAAGGTCGGCGTGACCCAGGGGTACAGCTATGGTCACGAGTTCGACAAAATACTCGCGACAATGGACGTCGAGGTCGCGAATACGGACTATCAGAGCTATCTGATGCTGTTATCGCGCAGAACAGACATTGTTCCCGGAAACGAGATCGTCGCCAAGGGCTTGTTCAAGAAGCATCCCGAGCTTCGTGGCAAGTTCGTCCATTCGGAGCAAGCCTTCATCAAGTGGGACCTGCGCATCGCCATAAGCAAGAAGTCCCCTGTCGCGGCCCTGGTACCCGAAATCAACGCGGTGCTGGCGGACATGAAGCGCGAGGGGCTCATGGACGAGATCGTCAAACGCTATACACAGTAG